The proteins below come from a single Isoptericola dokdonensis DS-3 genomic window:
- a CDS encoding DUF4395 domain-containing protein codes for MTTATTRTGIDPRGPRVGAGITAALLAVVVLLGATTPALLLLAFVALSFVPGAVKGPQATWQGWLFRVLVRPRLAPPTELEDVAPPRFAQLVGLVVTGVGVVAGLAGATAVVPWAAGVAFLAAALNATLGLCLGCEAYLLLSRLRRRAGRAT; via the coding sequence GTGACGACCGCCACCACCCGCACCGGCATCGACCCGCGCGGCCCGCGCGTCGGCGCGGGCATCACCGCCGCGCTGCTCGCCGTCGTCGTCCTGCTCGGCGCGACCACGCCCGCGCTGCTGCTGCTGGCGTTCGTCGCGCTGTCGTTCGTCCCCGGCGCCGTCAAGGGCCCGCAGGCCACCTGGCAGGGGTGGCTGTTCCGCGTCCTCGTGCGGCCGCGGCTGGCGCCGCCGACCGAGCTGGAGGACGTCGCACCGCCCCGCTTCGCCCAGCTCGTGGGTCTCGTGGTGACGGGCGTCGGCGTCGTGGCGGGCCTCGCGGGCGCGACGGCGGTCGTGCCGTGGGCGGCGGGCGTCGCGTTCCTCGCGGCCGCGCTCAACGCCACGCTGGGGCTGTGCCTCGGGTGCGAGGCCTACCTGCTGCTGAGCCGGCTGCGCCGGCGCGCAGGTCGCGCCACCTGA
- a CDS encoding metallophosphoesterase, with protein sequence MNPLKLLGGAVGVAAAGLAYAHLETKLFTLRRVTVPVLTPGERDVRVLHVSDLHLTPGQGRKIEWVRSLAALEPDLVVNTGDNFAHPDSLAPLLHALEPLLAFPGAFVMGSNDYYSPSFKNPARYLLPDARLPFRRQPDLPADELAKAMSAAGWADLDNRRDVVEVHGRPVTLVGVDDPHIDRDVYPEAAEAPSGTVLRLGVTHAPYVRVLDQMHADDVDAIIAGHTHGGQLCLPFYGALVTNCDIDRHRVKGLHGWPDARPDEHGGEGSTWLHVSAGAGTSPYAPVRFACRPEATLITFTARR encoded by the coding sequence CTGAACCCGCTGAAGCTGCTCGGCGGCGCTGTCGGCGTCGCGGCGGCCGGACTCGCCTACGCGCACCTGGAGACGAAGCTCTTCACGCTGCGTCGCGTGACCGTGCCCGTGCTGACTCCCGGCGAGCGTGACGTGCGCGTGCTGCACGTGTCCGACCTGCACCTCACCCCGGGCCAGGGCCGCAAGATCGAGTGGGTGCGGTCGTTGGCGGCCCTGGAGCCCGACCTCGTGGTGAACACCGGCGACAACTTCGCCCACCCGGACTCCCTGGCCCCTCTCCTGCACGCGCTGGAACCGCTCCTGGCCTTCCCGGGCGCGTTCGTCATGGGGTCGAACGACTACTACTCCCCCTCGTTCAAGAACCCGGCCCGCTACCTGCTGCCGGACGCCCGGCTCCCGTTCCGCCGGCAGCCCGACCTGCCGGCCGACGAGCTCGCGAAGGCGATGTCCGCCGCCGGCTGGGCGGACCTCGACAACCGCCGGGACGTCGTCGAGGTCCACGGCCGCCCCGTGACCCTCGTGGGCGTGGACGACCCGCACATCGACCGTGACGTCTACCCGGAGGCCGCCGAGGCGCCGTCGGGCACCGTGCTGCGCCTCGGCGTCACCCACGCCCCGTACGTGCGGGTCCTCGACCAGATGCACGCCGACGACGTCGACGCGATCATCGCCGGGCACACCCACGGCGGGCAGCTCTGCCTGCCGTTCTACGGCGCGCTGGTGACCAACTGCGACATCGACCGCCACCGCGTCAAGGGCCTGCACGGCTGGCCCGACGCGCGCCCCGACGAGCACGGCGGCGAGGGCTCGACGTGGCTGCACGTGTCGGCCGGTGCCGGCACCTCCCCGTACGCGCCGGTGCGGTTCGCGTGCCGCCCGGAGGCGACCTTGATCACGTTCACCGCACGGCGCTGA
- a CDS encoding alpha/beta fold hydrolase produces MSDATDYSRALVEGPWRHELVPANGSRFHVATAGPARTHGDRRPLVVLLHGFPQFWWTWRHQLTGLADAGIRVAAMDLRGTGASDKPPSGYDVPTRTRDVAGVVRSLGHEQAVVVGCGTGGILAWAMAALQPGITAGVAALSAPHPLRLHVPPRRLLTPAAKRLLTLAQIPSLPERRLVDGRGVDAVLSAGGGTPLPEEDLARYRDVLRIPFAAHSAVEAVRWLTRTSVRPDGRHYLAALRRPIEVPVLQVHGSVDAFWRPGNADVDGAALARRFRFETVDGAGHLLPEQAPEQVNALLTEWLAPMMSLPAA; encoded by the coding sequence ATGTCCGACGCCACCGACTACAGCCGTGCCCTGGTCGAGGGTCCCTGGCGCCACGAGCTCGTGCCCGCCAACGGGTCCCGCTTCCACGTCGCCACCGCCGGGCCCGCACGGACCCACGGCGACCGCCGACCCCTCGTGGTGCTGCTGCACGGGTTCCCCCAGTTCTGGTGGACCTGGCGCCACCAGCTCACCGGCCTCGCCGACGCCGGGATCCGCGTCGCCGCGATGGACCTGCGCGGCACCGGCGCCTCCGACAAGCCACCGTCCGGCTACGACGTCCCCACCCGCACGCGAGACGTCGCCGGCGTCGTCCGGTCGCTCGGGCACGAGCAGGCGGTCGTCGTGGGCTGCGGCACCGGCGGGATCCTCGCCTGGGCGATGGCCGCCCTGCAGCCCGGGATCACCGCGGGCGTCGCCGCGCTGTCCGCCCCGCACCCGCTGCGGCTGCACGTCCCGCCCCGGCGCCTCCTCACCCCCGCCGCGAAGCGGCTCCTGACGCTCGCCCAGATCCCGTCCCTGCCCGAGCGACGGCTCGTCGACGGGCGCGGCGTCGACGCCGTCCTGAGCGCCGGGGGCGGCACGCCGCTGCCGGAGGAGGACCTCGCCCGCTACCGCGACGTGCTGCGCATCCCGTTCGCCGCGCACAGCGCCGTCGAGGCGGTCCGGTGGCTCACCCGCACCTCCGTGCGGCCCGACGGCCGGCACTACCTGGCCGCGCTGCGCCGGCCCATCGAGGTGCCCGTCCTGCAGGTCCACGGCTCCGTCGACGCGTTCTGGCGACCAGGGAACGCCGACGTCGACGGCGCTGCCCTCGCCCGCCGCTTCCGGTTCGAGACCGTCGACGGCGCCGGGCACCTCCTGCCCGAGCAGGCGCCCGAGCAGGTCAACGCACTCCTCACGGAGTGGCTGGCGCCGATGATGAGCCTCCCCGCTGCCTAG
- a CDS encoding DUF4177 domain-containing protein, which translates to MATTWEYATIPLLIHNTKAILDQWGADGWELVQVVPGPDGTGLVAYLKRPGA; encoded by the coding sequence ATGGCTACCACGTGGGAGTACGCGACCATCCCCCTCCTGATCCACAACACCAAGGCGATCCTCGACCAGTGGGGTGCGGACGGCTGGGAGCTGGTCCAGGTCGTGCCCGGACCTGACGGCACCGGCCTCGTGGCCTACCTCAAGCGTCCCGGGGCGTGA
- a CDS encoding TlpA family protein disulfide reductase, whose amino-acid sequence MSEQWTMLALLVAVTTLVGLVWRRAQGRVRTTVPAAGSGVDDGWGAEVETAGATLGERATFLQLSAEVCSACRSTARTLRAVRDAEPGVEHVEVDVDDRPDLVRRAGVLRTPTVLVLDPTGSEVARASGTMSSDQAREALAAVDRSGRSPRRTP is encoded by the coding sequence ATGTCCGAACAGTGGACGATGCTCGCTCTGCTCGTCGCCGTCACCACGCTCGTCGGCCTGGTGTGGCGCCGGGCCCAGGGTCGTGTCCGGACGACGGTACCGGCTGCCGGGTCGGGGGTCGACGACGGGTGGGGCGCCGAGGTGGAGACGGCCGGGGCGACGCTCGGTGAGCGGGCGACGTTCCTCCAGCTGTCGGCCGAGGTCTGCTCCGCCTGCCGTTCCACGGCGCGGACGCTGCGCGCCGTGCGGGACGCCGAACCGGGGGTCGAGCACGTCGAGGTCGACGTCGACGACCGGCCCGACCTCGTGCGGCGCGCCGGTGTGCTCCGCACCCCGACCGTGCTCGTCCTGGACCCCACGGGTTCCGAGGTGGCCCGTGCGTCGGGCACGATGTCCTCCGACCAGGCGCGCGAGGCCCTCGCCGCCGTCGACCGCTCCGGTCGATCCCCGAGGAGGACCCCGTGA
- a CDS encoding Crp/Fnr family transcriptional regulator: MDDTVVLSAPLFSDMESEESKALFASMVPVELSRGDVLFREGEPGDRLYVIAQGKIKLGRRSSDGRENLLSILGPGEMFGELSLFDPGPRTATASSVSEALIYELRHQALVQWIAQHPSVATTLLGALARRLRRTNETLADLVFSDVPGRVAKALLDLSNRFGETNDEGVRVAHDLTQEELAQLVGASRETVNKALADFATRGWVRREGRAVVLLDLDRLERRAR, encoded by the coding sequence GTGGACGACACCGTCGTGCTCTCTGCCCCCCTCTTCTCGGACATGGAGAGCGAGGAGTCCAAGGCGCTCTTCGCCTCCATGGTGCCCGTGGAGCTGAGCCGCGGGGACGTCCTGTTCCGCGAGGGCGAGCCGGGCGACCGTCTCTACGTGATCGCGCAGGGCAAGATCAAGCTCGGACGCCGGTCGAGCGACGGCCGCGAGAACCTCCTGTCGATCCTCGGCCCCGGGGAGATGTTCGGCGAGCTCTCCCTGTTCGACCCCGGCCCCCGCACCGCCACCGCGTCGTCGGTGTCCGAGGCGCTCATCTACGAGCTGCGGCACCAGGCCCTCGTGCAGTGGATCGCCCAGCACCCCAGCGTCGCCACGACGCTCCTCGGTGCGCTCGCCCGCCGTCTGCGCCGCACCAACGAGACCCTCGCGGACCTCGTCTTCTCCGACGTCCCCGGCCGGGTCGCCAAGGCGCTGCTCGACCTGTCCAACCGGTTCGGCGAGACCAACGACGAGGGCGTCCGCGTCGCGCACGACCTCACGCAGGAAGAGCTCGCCCAGCTCGTCGGCGCGTCCCGCGAGACCGTCAACAAGGCGCTGGCCGACTTCGCCACCCGCGGCTGGGTGCGCCGCGAGGGCCGCGCCGTCGTGCTCCTCGACCTCGACCGGCTGGAACGTCGCGCCCGCTGA
- a CDS encoding YceI family protein has product MPAAPTRTWNDLVIPAPGRYDLDEAHKRIGFLAMHMMVSPVRGEFGTGSATIHVAEDPLDSWVTATIESASISTHLDDRDTHLKSPDFLDVENHPTIEFRSTGIEWQPAPDPIFSWAMLKRSSPGRLGLQRDPGSSTSFVLHGELTIRGITRPIALDAEFGGAGTDPYGRNLFGFSATADFEREQFGLLWNVALEAGGVLVAKKVRIELAGEAIRAE; this is encoded by the coding sequence ATGCCCGCAGCGCCCACCCGGACCTGGAACGACCTGGTCATCCCCGCACCGGGGAGGTACGACCTCGACGAGGCGCACAAGCGCATCGGGTTCCTCGCCATGCACATGATGGTCAGCCCCGTCCGGGGCGAGTTCGGCACCGGGTCCGCGACGATCCACGTGGCCGAGGACCCCCTCGACTCCTGGGTCACCGCCACCATCGAGTCCGCCTCCATCTCGACGCACCTCGACGACCGCGACACCCACCTCAAGAGCCCCGACTTCCTCGACGTCGAGAACCACCCGACCATCGAGTTCCGCTCGACGGGCATCGAGTGGCAGCCGGCACCCGACCCGATCTTCTCGTGGGCGATGCTCAAGCGCAGCAGCCCCGGTCGGCTCGGCCTCCAGCGGGACCCCGGGAGCAGCACCAGCTTCGTGCTGCACGGCGAGCTGACGATCCGCGGCATCACGCGGCCCATCGCGCTCGACGCCGAGTTCGGCGGCGCCGGGACCGACCCCTACGGCCGCAACCTCTTCGGGTTCAGCGCCACCGCCGACTTCGAGCGGGAGCAGTTCGGCCTGCTGTGGAACGTGGCCCTCGAGGCCGGCGGCGTCCTCGTCGCCAAGAAGGTCCGCATCGAGCTCGCCGGCGAGGCGATCCGCGCCGAGTGA
- a CDS encoding RidA family protein: protein MSVEARLAELGITLPGVAAPVAAYQPAVRSGAHVYTAGQLPFVDGALPVTGKVGDGEGLVDPATAADLARTCALNALAAVRSVAGTLDGVRIVKVTGFVASDPSFTGQPAVLNGASTVLGEIFGDAGTHARSAVGVAVLPLDSPVEVEIIAELPA from the coding sequence GTGAGCGTCGAGGCACGCCTCGCCGAGCTCGGCATCACCCTCCCGGGCGTCGCCGCACCCGTCGCGGCCTACCAGCCCGCCGTCCGCTCCGGTGCGCACGTCTACACGGCCGGGCAGCTCCCGTTCGTCGACGGCGCCCTGCCCGTCACCGGCAAGGTCGGCGACGGCGAAGGCCTCGTCGACCCGGCGACCGCCGCGGACCTAGCCCGTACCTGCGCGCTCAACGCCCTCGCGGCCGTCCGCAGCGTCGCCGGCACCCTCGACGGCGTCCGCATCGTCAAGGTCACGGGCTTCGTCGCGAGCGACCCGTCGTTCACCGGTCAGCCGGCCGTCCTCAACGGGGCCAGCACCGTCCTCGGCGAGATCTTCGGCGACGCGGGCACCCATGCCCGCTCCGCCGTCGGCGTCGCGGTCCTGCCGCTGGACTCCCCGGTCGAGGTCGAGATCATCGCGGAGCTCCCCGCCTGA
- a CDS encoding DsrE family protein produces MTDTTPARTLVLKSTSGTDRPEAANQVLTVAAAAVAAGVEVSLWLTGEAAWFGVPGRAAELELDHAAPAADLLDAVLAAGTVTVCTQCAARRGITEDDVLPGVRIAGAAVFVEESLRPGAQALVY; encoded by the coding sequence ATGACCGACACCACACCGGCGCGCACGCTCGTCCTGAAGTCGACCTCGGGGACCGACCGGCCGGAGGCCGCGAACCAGGTGCTCACGGTGGCGGCAGCGGCGGTGGCCGCGGGCGTCGAGGTGTCGTTGTGGCTGACGGGCGAGGCCGCCTGGTTCGGGGTGCCCGGGCGGGCGGCTGAGCTCGAGCTCGACCACGCCGCCCCGGCGGCGGACCTGCTGGACGCCGTCCTGGCCGCGGGGACCGTCACCGTCTGCACGCAGTGCGCGGCCCGCCGCGGCATCACCGAGGACGACGTGCTGCCGGGGGTGCGGATCGCGGGTGCGGCGGTGTTCGTCGAGGAGTCGTTGCGGCCGGGGGCCCAGGCGCTCGTCTACTGA
- the nth gene encoding endonuclease III encodes MNDRRAPEVPSGAGPAGVGGGGYAAVVPTVNRQQPTPSGESHLSLVRRARKVDRVLAETYPDARAELDFTTPLELLVATVLSAQTTDVRVNATTPTLFARYPDAVALAAADPAEMEEILRPLGFFRAKSRATIGLAQALVERFDGEVPPRLADLVTLPGVGRKTANVVLGNAFGIPGITVDTHFGRLSRRLGFTTEEDPVKVEHAVGALFEKRDWTMLSHHLVWHGRRVCHARRPACGACPVARWCPSSGTGEQDPVAAAKLLKPGPRG; translated from the coding sequence ATGAACGACCGGCGCGCGCCGGAAGTTCCGTCAGGAGCGGGACCGGCCGGTGTCGGAGGCGGTGGATACGCTGCGGTGGTGCCCACGGTGAACCGCCAGCAGCCTACCCCGTCCGGTGAGTCGCACCTGTCGTTGGTGCGTCGTGCGCGGAAGGTGGACCGGGTGCTGGCCGAGACGTACCCGGACGCGCGGGCGGAGCTGGACTTCACGACGCCGCTGGAGCTGTTGGTGGCGACGGTGCTGTCGGCGCAGACGACGGACGTGCGGGTGAACGCGACCACGCCGACGCTGTTCGCGCGGTACCCGGACGCGGTGGCGCTGGCGGCGGCGGACCCGGCGGAGATGGAGGAGATCCTGCGGCCCCTGGGGTTCTTCCGGGCGAAGTCGCGGGCGACGATCGGGCTGGCGCAGGCGCTGGTGGAGCGGTTCGACGGCGAGGTGCCGCCCCGGCTGGCAGACCTGGTGACGCTGCCGGGCGTGGGTCGCAAGACGGCGAACGTGGTGCTGGGCAATGCGTTCGGCATCCCCGGGATCACGGTGGACACCCACTTCGGCCGGCTGTCGCGCCGGCTGGGCTTCACCACGGAGGAGGACCCGGTCAAGGTGGAGCACGCGGTGGGCGCGCTGTTCGAGAAGCGCGACTGGACGATGCTCAGCCATCACCTGGTGTGGCACGGGCGGCGCGTGTGCCACGCGCGGCGTCCGGCGTGCGGGGCGTGCCCGGTGGCGCGCTGGTGCCCGTCGTCGGGCACCGGGGAGCAGGACCCGGTGGCGGCTGCGAAGCTGCTGAAGCCAGGGCCGCGCGGCTAG
- a CDS encoding nuclear transport factor 2 family protein yields the protein MSLLEAERALQAAQRGGDVSALEELLHPRCVGVGPDGSVFSKDDDLEGYRSGLLQITRLEEESLDVQEDALSGVTRLVAAVDAIQGGTAVSARLTYTRLWVRAGESWRVLAATLAPASEPA from the coding sequence ATGAGTCTTCTCGAGGCCGAGCGCGCGCTCCAGGCCGCCCAGCGTGGCGGCGACGTCAGCGCCCTGGAGGAGCTGCTGCATCCCCGTTGCGTCGGCGTCGGCCCGGACGGGTCCGTCTTCTCCAAGGACGACGACCTGGAGGGCTACCGCTCGGGTCTGCTGCAGATCACCCGCCTGGAGGAGGAGTCGCTGGACGTCCAGGAGGACGCCCTGAGCGGAGTGACCCGGCTGGTCGCCGCGGTGGACGCGATCCAGGGCGGCACCGCGGTCTCCGCGCGGTTGACCTACACGCGGCTCTGGGTGCGCGCGGGCGAGAGCTGGCGGGTGCTGGCCGCCACCCTCGCACCGGCGTCCGAACCTGCCTGA
- a CDS encoding FABP family protein, translating into MPFAFPDGLAPEVYPLAWLVGRWAGTGVVKYEGIDETPFVQELVFDHDGGPYLRFESTIRVRSGAAADGEVPDGETGDDAGFDTVWSTETGYWRISTDRPDGLPEDKHVVEALVTDASGRLSLFLGAVGDGRVDLATDFVARTSTAAEVTAAKRLYGNVEGRLLWVEELAAFGHPMASYASGELDRQ; encoded by the coding sequence ATGCCTTTCGCCTTTCCCGACGGCCTCGCGCCCGAGGTGTACCCCCTGGCCTGGCTGGTCGGCCGGTGGGCGGGCACGGGAGTCGTCAAGTACGAGGGCATCGACGAGACGCCCTTCGTGCAGGAGCTGGTGTTCGACCACGACGGCGGCCCCTACCTGCGTTTCGAGTCGACGATCCGTGTCCGTTCCGGTGCGGCCGCCGACGGCGAGGTGCCCGACGGCGAGACCGGCGACGACGCCGGGTTCGACACCGTCTGGTCGACCGAGACCGGGTACTGGCGCATCTCGACGGACCGCCCCGACGGGCTGCCCGAGGACAAGCACGTCGTCGAGGCGCTCGTCACGGACGCGTCCGGGCGGCTCTCCCTGTTCCTCGGCGCCGTCGGTGACGGCCGGGTCGACCTGGCCACCGACTTCGTCGCCCGGACCTCCACCGCGGCCGAGGTGACCGCCGCGAAGCGGCTCTACGGCAACGTCGAGGGCCGTCTCCTCTGGGTCGAGGAGCTCGCCGCCTTCGGTCACCCGATGGCGTCGTACGCGTCCGGGGAGCTCGACCGCCAGTGA
- a CDS encoding transglycosylase domain-containing protein produces the protein MASPESRRITRTIPAGQLVALLLAFVLAAGAGGVLAAGFVIPAVAGANAAADSTIEIYDEVPAELEPRPLSQQSRIYASNGRLLATFYYQNRIVVPLDQISEHMQHAVIAIEDERFYEHNGIDARGITRAAVNNFSSDSTQGASTITQQYVKNMLIESALQDDDPFAVIDAHEDSLNRKLREAKMAVALEKQISKEEILQGYLNVAQFGSASVYGVESASRYYFDKSAADLTPVEAATIAGVTKAPGLFDPTRNPDKAEERRNAVLQNMWKLGYITNEQRDEAQATPIEDTLDVTPTSAGCQAANQAAFFCDYVIKEVLLDPAFGETRADRQELLYRGGLEIHTTLDWKKQKAAYKTINQAVPEDDDSNLEAAIVTVEPGTGEILAMAQNVPYSGTAEGDKASRDTTVNFNADYLHGASGGLQPGSNFKPVVLAEWLRSGHTLNERVSANHTTYTVGNFQASPCTNGLGTSPWDPRNAEGNTGGTMPVLQATYESVNTAYVSMGYQLNLCDLRHTAYEMGFRPTSKSTGDVEDRGPLRTTDVKEKDIDVVAPMIVGTQETSPLAVASMYATIASGGTYCSPVAINEVTGPGGESYEVPQADCDKNALASNIANTMVYAMERVFTDGTARRLGGLEDGRPVAGKTGTSQLAAQTWFSGFTPQLATSVWVGSIESQTEDHTNGLWVDGEYFEPLYGSSVAAPAWKTYMDQAVKGMPVQDFGEPDPDLIGQVAAPPAPPTTDDGDSDEDSGDDGGDSGSDDGDSGDSGGPGNGNGPGNGNGNGGGRGGDGGSDD, from the coding sequence ATGGCGTCACCCGAGTCCCGCCGCATCACCCGAACGATCCCGGCCGGCCAGCTGGTCGCCCTGCTGCTCGCCTTCGTGCTGGCCGCGGGGGCCGGTGGCGTGCTCGCCGCCGGGTTCGTGATCCCTGCCGTGGCGGGCGCGAACGCCGCCGCCGACAGCACGATCGAGATCTACGACGAGGTCCCGGCGGAGCTGGAGCCGCGACCGCTGTCCCAGCAGTCGCGGATCTACGCGTCGAACGGCCGGCTCCTGGCGACGTTCTACTACCAGAACCGCATCGTGGTGCCGCTGGACCAGATCTCGGAGCACATGCAGCACGCGGTGATCGCGATCGAGGACGAGCGCTTCTACGAGCACAACGGGATCGACGCGCGCGGCATCACGCGTGCCGCGGTGAACAACTTCAGCAGCGACTCGACCCAGGGCGCGTCGACGATCACGCAGCAGTACGTGAAGAACATGCTGATCGAGTCGGCGCTGCAGGACGACGACCCGTTCGCCGTGATCGACGCGCACGAGGACTCCCTCAACCGCAAGCTGCGCGAGGCGAAGATGGCGGTCGCGCTCGAGAAGCAGATCTCGAAGGAGGAGATCCTCCAGGGCTACCTGAACGTCGCCCAGTTCGGCTCGGCGAGCGTGTACGGCGTGGAGTCGGCGTCGCGCTACTACTTCGACAAGTCCGCGGCGGACCTCACGCCCGTCGAGGCGGCGACGATCGCGGGCGTGACGAAGGCTCCCGGCCTCTTCGACCCGACGCGCAACCCGGACAAGGCGGAGGAGCGGCGCAACGCCGTCCTGCAGAACATGTGGAAGCTCGGCTACATCACGAACGAGCAGCGCGACGAGGCGCAGGCGACGCCGATCGAGGACACCCTGGACGTCACCCCGACGTCGGCGGGCTGCCAGGCCGCGAACCAGGCGGCGTTCTTCTGCGACTACGTCATCAAGGAGGTCCTGCTGGACCCCGCGTTCGGGGAGACCCGCGCGGACCGTCAGGAGCTGCTGTACCGGGGCGGCCTGGAGATCCACACGACGCTGGACTGGAAGAAGCAGAAGGCGGCGTACAAGACGATCAACCAGGCCGTGCCGGAGGACGACGACTCCAACCTGGAGGCGGCGATCGTCACGGTGGAGCCGGGCACGGGCGAGATCCTCGCCATGGCGCAGAACGTGCCGTACTCGGGGACCGCGGAGGGCGACAAGGCCAGCCGTGACACCACCGTCAACTTCAACGCGGACTACCTGCACGGCGCGTCGGGCGGCCTGCAGCCGGGGTCCAACTTCAAGCCGGTGGTGCTGGCGGAGTGGCTGCGGTCCGGGCACACGCTGAACGAGCGCGTCAGCGCGAACCACACGACCTACACGGTCGGGAACTTCCAGGCGTCGCCGTGCACGAACGGTCTGGGTACGTCGCCCTGGGACCCGCGGAACGCGGAGGGGAACACGGGCGGCACGATGCCGGTGCTCCAGGCCACCTACGAGTCGGTGAACACGGCCTACGTGTCCATGGGCTACCAGCTCAACCTGTGCGACCTGCGGCACACCGCCTACGAGATGGGCTTCCGACCGACGAGCAAGAGCACGGGCGACGTCGAGGACCGGGGCCCGCTGCGCACGACGGACGTCAAGGAGAAGGACATCGACGTCGTCGCGCCGATGATCGTCGGCACGCAGGAGACGTCTCCCCTGGCCGTCGCGTCGATGTACGCGACGATCGCCTCGGGCGGCACCTACTGCTCGCCGGTCGCGATCAACGAGGTGACCGGCCCGGGCGGCGAGAGCTACGAGGTGCCGCAGGCCGACTGCGACAAGAACGCCCTCGCGAGCAACATCGCCAACACCATGGTGTACGCCATGGAGCGCGTGTTCACCGACGGCACCGCGCGTCGCCTCGGCGGCCTCGAGGACGGCCGTCCGGTGGCCGGCAAGACGGGCACCTCGCAGCTGGCCGCGCAGACCTGGTTCAGCGGCTTCACGCCGCAGCTCGCGACCTCGGTGTGGGTCGGGTCGATCGAGAGCCAGACGGAGGACCACACGAACGGCCTGTGGGTCGACGGCGAGTACTTCGAGCCGCTGTACGGCTCGTCCGTGGCCGCCCCCGCCTGGAAGACGTACATGGACCAGGCGGTCAAGGGCATGCCGGTCCAGGACTTCGGCGAGCCCGACCCGGACCTCATCGGCCAGGTGGCCGCGCCGCCCGCCCCTCCGACGACCGACGACGGAGACTCCGACGAGGACTCCGGCGACGACGGCGGCGACTCGGGCTCGGACGACGGCGACTCCGGTGACTCCGGCGGCCCCGGGAACGGCAACGGCCCCGGCAACGGGAACGGGAACGGCGGCGGTCGTGGCGGCGACGGCGGGAGCGACGACTGA
- a CDS encoding winged helix-turn-helix transcriptional regulator, which yields MAELLILTPATGGSVEVLPALGLLTHKVRVLPMEPSALVDAPDADVVLLDARRDLVAARTTCRLLHATGLTVPLVLVLTEGGLTVVNHEWGADDLLLENASPAEVEARLRLVVERSARGPADDSPQEISAGELAIDAGGYTARLRGRPIDLTYKEFELLKYLVQHPGRVFTRAQLLQEVWGYDYYGGTRTVDVHVRRLRAKLGPEHEQLIGTVRNVGYRFDPPKDRVAESGSESGSQGSAAPVTSGG from the coding sequence GTGGCCGAGCTGTTGATCCTGACCCCGGCGACCGGCGGTTCGGTCGAGGTGCTGCCCGCACTCGGCCTGCTCACGCACAAGGTGCGTGTGCTGCCGATGGAGCCGTCCGCCCTGGTGGACGCCCCGGACGCCGACGTCGTCCTGCTCGACGCGCGCCGCGACCTGGTCGCCGCCCGCACGACCTGTCGACTGCTGCACGCCACCGGTCTCACGGTGCCGCTCGTGCTCGTCCTCACCGAGGGCGGGCTCACGGTCGTCAACCACGAGTGGGGCGCCGACGACCTCCTGCTGGAGAACGCCTCCCCCGCCGAGGTCGAGGCCCGGCTGCGGCTCGTCGTCGAGCGGTCCGCCCGCGGACCGGCCGACGACTCCCCGCAGGAGATCTCCGCCGGCGAGCTCGCCATCGACGCCGGCGGTTACACCGCCCGGCTGCGCGGCCGCCCCATCGACCTCACCTACAAGGAGTTCGAGCTCCTCAAGTACCTCGTGCAGCACCCGGGCCGCGTGTTCACCCGCGCCCAGCTGCTCCAGGAGGTCTGGGGCTACGACTACTACGGCGGCACCCGCACCGTCGACGTGCACGTCCGGCGCCTGCGGGCCAAGCTCGGCCCCGAGCACGAGCAGCTCATCGGCACCGTCCGCAACGTCGGCTACCGGTTCGACCCGCCCAAGGACCGCGTCGCCGAGAGCGGCAGCGAGTCCGGCAGCCAGGGTTCCGCCGCGCCGGTGACCTCCGGCGGCTGA